A stretch of DNA from Phenylobacterium koreense:
AGCATGCGGCCGGTCTCGATACGCCCGCCGGCTACGAAGGATTCGCGGCGCGGGTGGAGGAGGTGAGGCGAGGCTTCCTCGACTTCCTGGCGACCGCGCGCAGCGAGAAGAAGGTGGTCGCCGCTTATGGCGCCGCAGCCAAGGGCAACACCTTCCTCAACTACGCCGGAGTCACGCCGGCCGACATCGTGGCGGTGTTCGACGCCAACCCGCACAAGCAGGACCGTTACCTGCCGGGCACCCACATTCCGATCCATGCGCCGGAACGCATCGCCGACTTCAAGCCCGACTACGTCGTCATCCTTCCCTGGAACCTGAAGGACGAGATCATGACGCAACTGGCGCACATCAAGTCCTGGGGCGGGCAGTTCGTCACGGCCGCTCCCGACACGAAGATCATCGGCTGATGCGGTTCACGCCGACCGCGGTCGAGGGCGTGGTGGTCGTCGACCTGGATCCAGTCGGCGACGAGCGCGGCTTCTTTGCGCGGCTCCACTGTCCGGACGAGTTCGCAGCCGCCGGCCATCCTTTTGTCCCGCAGCAGACGAGCCTGTCGCGCAATGTGCGCGCCGGCACCCTGAGAGGCATGCACTACGAGGCTGAGCCGCACACGGAGGCCAAGCTGGTCCGGGTGACACGTGGGCGCATTTTCGACGTCGCGGTCGACTTGCGGCCAGGGAGCCAGACCTTCCGCCAATGGACAGGCGTCGAGCTTTCCGCCGAAACCGGCCGGGCCCTGCTGATCGGGGAGGGCATGGCGCACGGCTTCGTCACACTCGAGGACGAGACCGACGTGATCTACCAGATCAACCGCATCTTCGAGCCTGGGCACGGGCGCGGCGTCCGCTGGAATGACCCCGCCTTCGGGATCCATTGGCCGGTGGAGCCGACCGTGATCTCGGAGCGGGATGCGGGATACGCGGATTTCCAGGAGCAAGGCTGATGCTGGAGATCGATCCGACCGCCAAAATCTCCAACATGGCCGATATCGAGCCCTCGGCCCGCGGCACGCTGATGCGGATCGGCGCCCGGACGATGATCGACGCCTTCGTGAAAGTGAAGCCGGCGGGCGGCATGGGCGAGCTGATCATCGGCGAGGACTGCGCCATCAACTCCGGGACCGTGATCTACACCGGCAACGGC
This window harbors:
- the rfbC gene encoding dTDP-4-dehydrorhamnose 3,5-epimerase; protein product: MRFTPTAVEGVVVVDLDPVGDERGFFARLHCPDEFAAAGHPFVPQQTSLSRNVRAGTLRGMHYEAEPHTEAKLVRVTRGRIFDVAVDLRPGSQTFRQWTGVELSAETGRALLIGEGMAHGFVTLEDETDVIYQINRIFEPGHGRGVRWNDPAFGIHWPVEPTVISERDAGYADFQEQG